In the genome of Deltaproteobacteria bacterium, the window CGTTTCGGGTCCCTGGCCCTGCTGCTGACCATTACCTATCCCGACGTCTGGCGCTGGACCCTGCGTCATGGAGGGCACCGATTGGAGTGGGCCGCCATCGGATGGGTGTTCTTTGCCCTGTTCTCCGCCGGCTGGATGGCTGCCCTCTGGGTGGGGTGGACACGCCGCGCACGCCAGGGGTTCGTGCTCGGTGCCATGCCTCTGGCAATTCTGGCGATCGGGCAGGCGAGTTCCACCCTCGGGACGAAAGGGGCAGCCCTGGCCTTCGACCTGTACGGTCTTACGGTGGGAGCCTATTATCTGTGCCGTTCAACCGCCACGCGCAGCCTGGCCGACCTGAACCTGGGTATGGGGCTGATCGCTGTCCTTGCCATCCTGAGATTCTTCGACAGTAACATGGGAATCCTGGCCCGCGGCTTGACCTTCATCGCCATCGGCACCGCTTTTCTGGTGGTTAATCGCTTCCTCGCACGGCGGTGGGAAAGGGAGGCTGGGACGTGATCCGCTCGCGCTTGACTCTTGCCGCCCTCGCCGTTCTGGCCCTCCTGCAATTGGGGAGCCTCGGGTGGACCGTGACCCAGCGCGAACTGGCCCTTTCCCGCGGGGTGAGGTTCCTTTTCCAGGTCGCCCCGGTAGACCCATACGATGCCTTCCGTGGCCGATATGTGGCACTTGGGCAGGAAGACCTGGTGCACACTGTCGGAGCGCGCAGTGGGTTCAGGAAGGGTCAGAAAGTTTTCCTCTCGGTGATGGTTGACGGAGAAGGGTTTGCTCACATGAAGGATCCTGGCATCCGCCCGCCGGCGGGGAAAGAGGCCTGGGTCTCGGCCCGTGTCCGCAGCGTTAACGGGGACAAGCTCCGCATCCGTCCTCCCTTCTCTCGATTTTATATGGAGGAGAAGGTGGCACCGAGGGCGGAGAGGGCGGTGCGGCGAAACAGAGCCGCACCCCGAACATCAACCCGCCCGAGAGCCTGGATCGCAGTGCGCATCCGAGGAGGGATCGGCGTTATCGAAGACCTGTTTGTGGATGGCAAACCGATTTCAGAGTACCTGGAGGAAGGGAAAAACCCGTGATCGCGTGGAGCGCAATGGAGTTGTATTCGTAGGGAGGACGACCCCGCGAAGTTCCCACGTGAATGTTGATGACTTCGCAAAAAGTCATCAACTTTGCACTTTGCTAAAACAATGTGCTTTCCTCTGTGGCTCAAGTGAGTCACGTTAAAGCGTGACGAACGGGTGGCGAGATAAAGTAGTTTCACTTCCAGGTACTCATTTTCAGGATGATCCAAATATGGAAGACCGGGCAAAAGCTTTGCCAAAAGAGAGATGGAAGGTATTATTAGCTTGCTTTGGGTATGGCTATTGTCAAATTCCCGGCCCCATGACCCTACAAAGGGTCGTCTGGGGCCGGACCTCACATTCTCAGGTTTTTCCTCCCTGGCCTTCCTTTTGCCTGTCCTTTGACCATTGGAAACAAGACAAGGGGCAAGCCCGGGCAAACCCGTGGGACCGGACTAGGCAAAGTGCACTAGTGCACCAGTGCACCTGTGCACTTGCTATTGTGCACCAGTACACTTCCTTTACGAGAAATGCATGAAACCATCGCCTTTCCCGAAATTGAGGGCGGTTTTTGGTCCGTGGTCAACATAAAGAACCAAAAACCTGAGGATCTGAGGTGCGACCCCAGGGAACCACCTGTCTAACCAGCGGGGTCCACCTCCGGCATTATGCCTGGAGCAGGCGCCGTTGGAGCAGTGCCTGCATATCCCGACGCCCGTCGGCGATCACCAGAATGTAGACGTTCTCGGCCATGACCCGGTAAATGATGCGGTAAGGCTTGAAGAAGATTTCGCGGTACTCACGAAGTCCGATGGCAAGCAATTCTTTCGGGTGGGCTCCGCGCTGTGGATTTTCGGAAAGGCTGTTGAAGGATTTATTGATCTGTTCGAGAACGTGGGCCGCCTTTCCAGGTACGTCATGCAGTTCGATGTAATCGTACAGATCTTCCAGGTCACGAATCGCGTCGTCAGTCAGGAATACTCTGAACGGCATCAGCGGGTCTTCCTCCGGTCACGAAGTTTTTGAATGACATCGGCTGCCGGTTGAACCTTGCCTTCTTCAACCTGACGGGTGCCGAGTGCCAGAATTTTCAGCAGCGCCATGGTCTCCTGCGTTTGCTCGTAACTTGCGATGTCCTGCATGACCACCTTGGCTTCGCCGTTCTGAGTGATGACCAGGGGCTCCCCCTGTTCCCACAGGCTGCGCACGATCTCTGCGGCATGTGCCTTGAGATAGCTGATCGGCTTTATTTGGCTGGATAGTTTCATAATTCACCTCCTTCAGATATATGACTAAATATAGTCCTTAAACAGGTCAACTGTCAAGGGTAATGGCTTTTTACGAAGTCATCAAAAATTGAAGACCAAGGACAAACTCATGGAGTCGGACCAGGTAAAGTGCACTTCCTTTACGAGAAATGCATGAAACCATCGCCCTTCCCGAAATTGAGGGCGGTTTTTGGTCCATGGTCAACATAAAGAACCAAAAACCTGAGGATCTGAGGTGCGACCCCAGGGATCATGATCTTGCAAAAGGTTAAAATAAGGGTTTTTCAGTCGCGGAGACGGATGACGTAGACATTTCCATCCGTGAAGAACGGGTCCCCGTCGAAGTTTCTGCCCATGCCGCGGTCTGTGAAGGGTTCCTTGCTCCAGGATGCTACCTGACCTGCTGCCAGCAGGTCCCGGAACAGGAAGTCCCTCTCGGTGTCTATGTCAGGTCCGATGATGTGGGTGATGAGCCACTTTATCCCGGTGTCGAGGCTCGCCGTCCCGAAAAAAATACGCCTGCCGTCGGGGTCCACGTAGCGGGTCATCCAGAACCTGGCGTGGTGGCGCTGCCTTAAGCCCGCCCCGGGCACCGGCTTCTGGAAGCCGAAGTCATGGGGTTTTCCGCTCCAGAAGTATGGGGTCATGGGGGCGGAGGTGTCACTGATGTTGAAAAACGCGGCCCTTCCTGCCAGGACCAACGAGTTTATCCCTTCGGGCATGGCCCGGTACCACCCGGACAGTGAGAACGCTTTGATCAGCCTGTTCTTGTTCCGGGCCAGGATAATAAAGCTGATGGGTTCCTGGTGTGCCCCGGTGACGGTCTCTGTATACCTTGGCACTTTATCCTGTTCAATGGTGTCCAGGATGTTGCCTTCCACCACCACCCTGGGGAGGTCAGGCGGGCGGACCTTTGGCGGATGGTAGAGAAAGCCGGAGACGCCGTAATAAGCAGCAAGGAGGAGAATACCGCCAATGAATGCGGGCCGGAAGAGTTTCTGCCGTACCCCCGCGGAGCCGCCCCTTCCCTTCCATCTGTTTTCCAGGACCCCGGCAACGCTCACGCCGATGATCAGCCACATGGCTCCCAGCAGGTAGCCGCTCCACACATCGCTCAGGTAGTGGAGCCCCAGGTAGATCCTCGAAAAGCCGATCGCCAGGATGGCGGTCATTCCCAGGGATGACAGGAGGATCTTACGCCGCCAGCTCCAGGACGAGCACCACAGCAGGTAGATCAGGTACCCATAAAGCCCCACGGCGATGGAGGCGTGACCGCTGGGAAAGGAATAGCTAGTCTCCAGGTACTCGGCCACGGAAGGAGGTGGACGGTGAAAGGCCAGCTTGCCGAGCTGTGTGAAGAGCACGGAGCCCGACACGGACAGCCAGAGTCCGGCGGCGTGACCATTTCTGGCCTGGAGCAGGAGCAACGCCGTCGCTGTCAGGATCACCCCGGCTGCGATCTGCCAGTTCCCGAGAAGGGTTACCCATAGCAGGATGGCTGTCAGGTGCGGGTTCCGGAAGGAGTAGAGAAGATTGGCGATCCGAACGTCCGCGGCCAGGATGACGCCCTTTGTGACGAAATCCTCGATCGACCCCATGAAAAGGAGAAAAACGTAAAGGAACGCCAGGATAAGGATAGTCATCGACCAGCCGTGGAGATCCTCACGGCTGAACCTTCTCCTCAGAAAGCCGACCAGGGACGGGTGTTTGTCAATCAGGCTCCTGACGTCGGGATTGGAGCTTACGGCCTGCTTTATTGAGCCGAGGACTGAGCGAAGGAAAGACCATAGCGGTTCACCCTTGCGGAAGACCAGCCAG includes:
- a CDS encoding GDYXXLXY domain-containing protein, with product MIRSRLTLAALAVLALLQLGSLGWTVTQRELALSRGVRFLFQVAPVDPYDAFRGRYVALGQEDLVHTVGARSGFRKGQKVFLSVMVDGEGFAHMKDPGIRPPAGKEAWVSARVRSVNGDKLRIRPPFSRFYMEEKVAPRAERAVRRNRAAPRTSTRPRAWIAVRIRGGIGVIEDLFVDGKPISEYLEEGKNP
- a CDS encoding phosphatase PAP2 family protein encodes the protein MSVTASAWMLAGGILASLALAIFGLFTLFTWLVFRKGEPLWSFLRSVLGSIKQAVSSNPDVRSLIDKHPSLVGFLRRRFSREDLHGWSMTILILAFLYVFLLFMGSIEDFVTKGVILAADVRIANLLYSFRNPHLTAILLWVTLLGNWQIAAGVILTATALLLLQARNGHAAGLWLSVSGSVLFTQLGKLAFHRPPPSVAEYLETSYSFPSGHASIAVGLYGYLIYLLWCSSWSWRRKILLSSLGMTAILAIGFSRIYLGLHYLSDVWSGYLLGAMWLIIGVSVAGVLENRWKGRGGSAGVRQKLFRPAFIGGILLLAAYYGVSGFLYHPPKVRPPDLPRVVVEGNILDTIEQDKVPRYTETVTGAHQEPISFIILARNKNRLIKAFSLSGWYRAMPEGINSLVLAGRAAFFNISDTSAPMTPYFWSGKPHDFGFQKPVPGAGLRQRHHARFWMTRYVDPDGRRIFFGTASLDTGIKWLITHIIGPDIDTERDFLFRDLLAAGQVASWSKEPFTDRGMGRNFDGDPFFTDGNVYVIRLRD
- a CDS encoding type II toxin-antitoxin system Phd/YefM family antitoxin; the encoded protein is MKLSSQIKPISYLKAHAAEIVRSLWEQGEPLVITQNGEAKVVMQDIASYEQTQETMALLKILALGTRQVEEGKVQPAADVIQKLRDRRKTR
- a CDS encoding type II toxin-antitoxin system RelE/ParE family toxin, which encodes MPFRVFLTDDAIRDLEDLYDYIELHDVPGKAAHVLEQINKSFNSLSENPQRGAHPKELLAIGLREYREIFFKPYRIIYRVMAENVYILVIADGRRDMQALLQRRLLQA